From one Paenibacillus terrae HPL-003 genomic stretch:
- a CDS encoding helix-turn-helix domain-containing protein, translating into MLELRVLEAKKLLRQSDLRIYEIAGRIGFQNADYFVTQFEKLEQVSPTEYRNILIEKE; encoded by the coding sequence ATGCTGGAGCTTAGGGTACTTGAGGCCAAAAAGCTGCTTCGGCAGAGCGATCTCAGAATTTATGAGATCGCAGGAAGAATTGGTTTTCAGAATGCTGATTATTTCGTGACCCAGTTCGAAAAGCTGGAACAGGTATCGCCGACGGAATACCGGAACATTCTGATTGAAAAGGAATAA
- a CDS encoding response regulator, translating into MFKVLLVDDEVFVRKGLLELIHWELLKFSIVGEANNGVEALDMIKQLEPDLVITDIRMPILDGLDLIRSVKEHTGLDLIFIIISGFDNFKYAQQALRYGVHDYILKPIDEEEMTVTLRKLSYTIGRKRIATMTNDVHTTSTIIEVLVQEDLPKEDAESIAAALGLEDGDGFLYALTEIHKGPRDKQATMKQFQDALHSLEEGGADIPVLEQQPGKFGMLLRFDRREGGHGGLTHHLERLRAALSERLNTRVSLYAGDPVDTLVHVHRSYSEANEAARHKYAENEGVIMYSRIKDKPLYVFDMSPVLASKLIMQLEEASRTDYQQTVNSMFRLFREQRFTPEAVSGSLSRCMTGIIGVIKEMDGSDEGILQLKELAERGHGHCSLQMLQEHFMLAIQEAEEYIMRLRKEHCLGRIKPIKRYIDTHYRENISLKSIAAEFYMNAVYLGRLFRKTYGVYFNDYAGA; encoded by the coding sequence ATGTTCAAAGTATTGTTGGTGGACGATGAGGTATTTGTTCGTAAAGGGCTGCTGGAATTAATCCATTGGGAGCTACTCAAATTCAGCATAGTGGGAGAGGCAAACAATGGCGTGGAAGCACTGGACATGATCAAACAGCTGGAGCCGGATTTGGTGATTACCGATATCCGAATGCCTATTCTGGACGGGCTCGATCTGATCCGCAGCGTGAAAGAACATACTGGGTTAGATCTGATATTCATCATTATCAGCGGCTTCGACAACTTCAAGTACGCTCAGCAGGCACTGCGCTATGGGGTTCACGACTATATTCTGAAGCCCATAGATGAAGAGGAAATGACTGTTACTCTGCGGAAGCTGTCCTATACCATCGGCAGGAAAAGAATCGCAACCATGACTAATGATGTTCACACAACCAGTACCATCATAGAGGTGCTGGTGCAGGAGGATCTCCCGAAGGAGGATGCTGAATCCATTGCGGCAGCACTAGGGCTGGAAGATGGAGACGGCTTCTTATACGCCTTGACCGAAATTCATAAGGGTCCGCGAGACAAGCAAGCCACTATGAAGCAATTCCAGGATGCACTTCATTCCCTCGAAGAGGGAGGTGCCGACATTCCCGTGCTTGAGCAGCAGCCGGGGAAATTCGGAATGCTGCTCCGCTTTGACCGGAGGGAGGGCGGGCATGGTGGTCTTACGCATCATTTGGAGCGGCTTCGAGCAGCCCTTTCGGAACGGTTGAATACTCGGGTTAGTCTCTATGCAGGGGACCCCGTTGACACTCTGGTCCATGTTCACCGTTCTTATTCGGAGGCTAACGAAGCGGCCAGGCACAAATATGCCGAGAACGAAGGCGTTATTATGTATTCGCGAATCAAAGATAAGCCTCTGTATGTATTCGATATGAGTCCTGTTCTCGCAAGCAAGCTGATCATGCAACTGGAAGAGGCGAGCAGGACCGACTACCAGCAAACCGTGAACAGCATGTTCCGGTTATTCCGTGAGCAGCGTTTCACCCCCGAAGCCGTAAGTGGTTCCCTCTCCCGATGCATGACGGGAATCATTGGCGTAATTAAGGAAATGGATGGCAGCGATGAGGGGATCCTGCAGCTAAAGGAGTTAGCCGAACGAGGACACGGGCATTGTAGTCTGCAGATGCTGCAGGAGCATTTCATGCTGGCTATCCAGGAGGCGGAGGAATATATTATGCGGCTCCGCAAAGAGCATTGCCTGGGCAGGATCAAGCCCATCAAGCGATACATCGATACCCATTACCGCGAGAATATCAGCCTTAAGAGCATTGCGGCCGAGTTCTATATGAATGCGGTATATCTGGGGCGGCTGTTCCGCAAAACCTACGGCGTCTATTTCAACGATTATGCTGGAGCTTAG
- a CDS encoding family 43 glycosylhydrolase translates to MGKELITRATPGVESVTWLFDPAVLADEDGKAYIYFGGGVPDGRYEWPDTARVMELGEGMTSVVGEAVTIPAPYMFEDAGIHKYKGTYYYTYCSNFYEGIRAEGGPPSGEIAYMTSDKPMGPWTYRGTMLKNPGHFFGVSGNNHHAIFKFHEAWYIAYHAQTLSQALEVPDGYRSTHINRIFFDEANGTIQDVTTDYTGVGQVKLFNPYISTKASTIAWSAGVSTERTALPDADIVLAVKESGSWLAISGADFGREGAAAFTAVVAGGGRGNAGTPLGFPGWNAYRTIITLCP, encoded by the coding sequence ATCGGAAAAGAACTGATTACAAGAGCGACTCCAGGTGTAGAGTCTGTGACATGGCTCTTCGATCCAGCAGTGCTGGCAGATGAGGATGGCAAGGCATATATCTATTTTGGAGGCGGAGTTCCGGATGGCAGATATGAGTGGCCAGATACCGCGCGGGTCATGGAGCTCGGAGAAGGCATGACCAGTGTTGTGGGCGAAGCTGTGACTATCCCTGCTCCATATATGTTCGAGGATGCGGGCATCCACAAATATAAGGGCACCTACTACTACACGTATTGCTCGAATTTTTATGAGGGCATCCGCGCGGAAGGGGGGCCGCCGTCCGGAGAAATAGCTTATATGACCAGTGATAAACCAATGGGCCCTTGGACGTACCGGGGAACAATGCTCAAGAATCCGGGGCATTTCTTCGGGGTCAGCGGCAATAACCATCATGCGATATTTAAGTTTCATGAAGCCTGGTATATCGCTTATCATGCCCAGACCTTATCCCAGGCCTTGGAAGTCCCGGATGGCTATCGGTCCACGCATATCAACCGTATCTTCTTTGATGAAGCAAACGGGACCATTCAGGATGTAACGACGGATTATACAGGTGTCGGGCAGGTCAAGTTGTTCAATCCGTATATCAGTACTAAGGCATCGACAATAGCGTGGAGTGCAGGAGTGAGCACGGAACGTACGGCCTTACCGGATGCGGATATTGTGCTAGCAGTTAAGGAGAGCGGCAGCTGGCTTGCGATCTCCGGTGCCGACTTTGGCCGTGAAGGAGCGGCGGCCTTTACTGCAGTAGTTGCAGGCGGGGGGAGAGGTAATGCTGGAACTCCGCTTGGATTCCCCGGATGGAATGCTTATCGGACAATTATTACTCTCTGCCCCTAG